A region of Porites lutea chromosome 13, jaPorLute2.1, whole genome shotgun sequence DNA encodes the following proteins:
- the LOC140923540 gene encoding uncharacterized protein, whose translation MLLKASEVQEATESSDTSRRFERNTLKRKYQVEGQSKALPVLNCRHLKLNVPSAASGVYWIDPDGGPHGNAFQAYCDQQTDGGGWTLVWSYTFTDYKNFGSGSNAVTPRPTWKSSGANTRVSTTVPLSETHYEAMDFTLWRTIGNQTLIKSNINNWLVCKEGTGSIVRQKAGSLSCKLVKQVSQQCAGVVPTSFVLHTYGPYLSSTSLYYYFDGHTSSNFPTHDPCGTNKGNQLSGVANPHGNIVNSLSLISVVLNSIYFFCSTWLK comes from the exons ATGCTATTAAAGGCTTCAGAGGTACAGGAAGCAACAGAGTCTAGTGACACTTCCCGAAGATTTGAGCGGAATACTCTCAAAAGAAAATATCAGGTGGAGG GGCAGTCCAAAGCATTACCTGTGTTGAACTGTCGGCATCTCAAACTAAATGTACCCTCGGCCGCCTCAGGAGTCTACTGGATTGACCCGGATGGTGGTCCCCATGGGAACGCTTTCCAGGCTTACTGCGACCAACAGACAGATGGAGGGGGCTGGACACTAGTTTGGAGTTATACCTTCACGGATTACAAAAATTTTGGCAGTGGCTCAAACGCAGTCACCCCTCGTCCCACCTGGAAATCCAGCGGTGCTAATACTCGGGTATCTACAACAGTTCCACTCAGCGAGACCCACTATGAGGCCATGGACTTTACTTTGTGGCGCACCATTGGTAACCAGACTCTGATTAAAAGTAACATCAACAACTGGCTCGTTTGCAAGGAGGGCACTGGTAGTATAGTGAGACAAAAGGCCGGGTCACTCAGCTGTAAACTGGTTAAACAGGTTTCACAGCAGTGTGCTGGGGTTGTACCAACATCCTTCGTGTTACACACTTACGGACCTTACCTGTCCAGTACCAGTCTGTACTACTATTTTGACGGTCATACAAGCTCTAATTTTCCCACACATGATCCATGTGgtacaaacaaaggaaatcagTTATCAGGTGTAGCTAATCCACATGGTAATATCGTTAATTCGTTATCGTTAATTTCAGTCGTTTTAAACTCAATCTATTTCTTTTGCTCCACCTGGTTAAAATGA